From one Cydia pomonella isolate Wapato2018A unplaced genomic scaffold, ilCydPomo1 PGA_scaffold_59, whole genome shotgun sequence genomic stretch:
- the LOC133534123 gene encoding uncharacterized protein LOC133534123 encodes MNSLDLWRSGPSFLKRDASTWPQNPCTEVSNLPEVRTEITLSACIQDETFIDFERFSNFLRLKRAVAYVLRFISACKGMTVTTQYLNDVELKNALNLLIKISQAESLPEYKLLLKSQTLPKGSPLLKLNPFLDENSIMRVGGRLANSEFPYEQKHPIILQSTHKFTKLLFYFEHKHLLHAPPQLLLATIKERYWPIGGRNLAKLCYKQCVLCIRMKGRVLSLLMGNLPKTRLSPEGHVFVNVGVDYAGPINSASRQGRGCRIVKVYIAIFICFTTKAIHLELVGDLTSNNYLMALNRFMSRRGKPANIYSDNGTSFVGVYNELSRFLKSNCNSIAESASNVETNFHFLPAYAPHFGGLWGAGVKSTKHHLNRVLGNSNLTYEQLNTTLVRIEAILNSRPLTALSTEPDDLMPLTPGHFLIGRPLTALPAPDYRNHSYNYLTRFQRIEQLRQHFWTRWSKEYISDLQQRVKWQTAGDSLSQNTLVLLKEDNLPPLKWRLGRIVAVFPGRDGINRVADVRTANGVVRRAFSKICPLLNADVPT; translated from the coding sequence ATGAATTCCCTTGACTTATGGAGGTCCGGTCCTAGCTTCCTAAAGCGTGATGCTTCGACGTGGCCACAGAATCCGTGTACAGAAGTTTCTAATTTACCTGAGGTTCGAACAGAAATAACCTTGTCTGCTTGCATTCAAGACGAGACTTTCATTGACTTTGAACGATTTTCAAACTTCTTACGGTTAAAACGCGCCGTAGCGTACGTTTTGCGCTTCATATCGGCTTGTAAAGGGATGACAGTAACTACTCAATATTTAAACGATGTAGAATTAAAAAACGCATTAAACCTCCTGATAAAAATATCACAAGCCGAATCATTACCTGagtataaactactattaaaatcTCAAACTTTACCTAAGGGTAGTCCACTGTTAAAGTTAAACCCCTTTTTAGACGAAAATTCAATCATGCGCGTTGGTGGTCGCCTTGCAAACTCGGAATTTCCATATGAGCAAAAGCATCCCATCATCTTACAGTCCACTCACAAATTTACAAAGTTGCTTTTCTATTTCGAGCATAAGCATTTATTACATGCACCACCACAGCTTTTATTAGCCACTATTAAAGAGCGATACTGGCCGATAGGAGGACGCAATTTGGCTAAGTTGTGTTACAAACAGTGCGTCCTATGTATCCGAATGAAGGGACGCGTACTTAGCCTTTTGATGGGTAATTTACCTAAAACTCGGTTGTCCCCCGAAGGCCACGTATTCGTCAATGTAGGCGTAGACTATGCAGGTCCTATCAACTCGGCTAGTCGTCAGGGAAGAGGTTGTAGGATAGTAAAGGTATACATCGCCATATTCATATGCTTTACAACGAAGGCCATACATTTAGAGTTGGTTGGTGACCTAACAAGCAATAATTACTTGATGGCTTTGAATAGATTTATGTCGCGCAGAGGTAAGCCCGCTAATATCTACTCAGATAATGGGACCTCGTTTGTTGGCGTATACAACGAATTGTCAAGGTTCCTCAAATCCAATTGCAATTCTATTGCCGAAAGTGCGTCCAATGTAGAAACGAACTTTCATTTTTTGCCAGCTTACGCGCCACACTTTGGTGGTCTCTGGGGAGCGGGTGTAAAGTCAACAAAACATCACTTAAACAGAGTGCTGGGCAATTCTAATCTTACATACGAGCAACTTAATACTACTCTGGTTAGGATTGAGGCAATTTTAAATTCTCGGCCACTCACCGCTCTGTCTACGGAACCCGACGACCTGATGCCGCTAACTCCTGGACACTTTCTCATCGGCCGTCCACTGACCGCGCTGCCAGCTCCTGACTACCGAAACCACTCCTATAACTATTTAACGCGCTTCCAACGGATAGAACAACTGCGCCAGCACTTTTGGACTCGTTGGAGCAAGGAATATATCTCGGATCTGCAGCAAAGGGTCAAATGGCAAACGGCCGGAGACTCTTTATCCCAGAATACTCTGGTTCTTCTAAAAGAAGATAATCTTCCCCCTTTGAAGTGGAGGCTGGGCCGCATCGTTGCAGTTTTCCCTGGACGAGATGGAATTAATCGCGTCGCCGATGTGCGCACTGCTAATGGAGTCGTCAGAAGGGCATTCTCCAAGATATGTCCATTGCTGAATGCTGATGTTCCCACATAA